A stretch of DNA from Granulicella pectinivorans:
TATGTGATCCCGGCAGCGATGTTGCCGTTCCTCGTTCGCGTCCTGGGAGTTGAACAGTATGGTTTGATTGCCTTTGCGCAGGCGATCGGACAGTATTTCGTGATAGCCACCGACTATGGGTTTAATTATTCCGGTACCCGAGCTGTAGCGCAGAGTCGTGACGATAAAGATGAGGTGTCGCGGATTTTCTGGACCTTGACAACCGTCAAACTCGTTCTGCTTTTTTTCGGAGCGTTCGTGATGGGAGGCATGATCGCTTTCATCCCTCGGATGCGCGCCAATATGGGGATCTATATCGTTACGTATCTTGGAGTAATCGGCAGCGCGGTTTTTCCGACCTGGCTATTTCAAGGGGTTGAGCGGATGCGTTCGATCTCGATTATCTCGGGGCTCGCAAAGCTTAGTTCCGCGGCGATGATTCTGCTGTTTGTTCGCAACCATGATGACTCGTTGTTGGCTGCGTTCCTGTTGTCGTGCGGCCTGCTGCTCGCGGGCGTGATCGGAATGATTGTTGCCCTGATTCAGCATGTGAACTGGTTTACGCTTCCGACGCGAGGCGACATTTATGGGGCACTCCGGGATGGCCGCCATCTGTTTTTGACTACCGCAGCCGTGAGCCTCTATAGCAACACGAATGTGTTCCTTGTTGGAGTTCTTGGCGGAGATGCTCAAGCCGGATACTTCAGCCTTGCCGATAAACTGATTCGGGCTATCACCGGTTTAGTCGCGCCGATCATCCAAGCTTCCTACCCTCGCGTCATTCGGCTAGTATCAGAGTCGAAAGACCTTGCGCTCCTCTTTATCCGCAAGCTCATGTTCTGGTTCATGGCCGTCGGTCTCGTGGGTGGGAGCTTACTCTTCTTGCTTGCCAGACCGATCGCTCTGTTTTCATTTGGCCATAACGCCATTGCTGTTGTGCCTCTACTTCGTTGTCTCTCTTTGTTTCCAGGATTGGCCGCGATGACCTATATGCTGTCAACGCTCGTACTGATCCCGTTTGGTTTCGAGAAAGTGCAGAGCAGACTCCTTTTATCCGTTGGAGTGCTGAATGTGGGGGTAGGTTTTTTGTTGATTCCTCACTATGGCGCGCTCGGCGGGGTACTTGCCATGACCGCGGTCGAAGCTGTCCAGATGGTTGGTGGCACATGGCTGCTGTCCCGCGGAGGCATTTCGATTGCGCGGCTGCTTGCGATGTCCGTCTCGCGCATTGATTTGGCAACCCGATAAGATATGGGTAGAAGTGGCTCCATGATCAAAGGGATTTGTATGTGGAACTCTTGAATGGGGGATGGTGGCAGGGCAAGGAAGAGACTCAAATGGAACTGGATTCGGTTTTTCTCATAAAGTCATGATCGTTAAATTACTCCTACAAACGTTGAAAAACTCCGCGCGGCTGGTTAGAGACCGGATGGTGCTGGAATCTTTTGGGGCGAAATTCGAAAACTGTCGTATTGATCCCAGGGCGATCATCCGAGTTGGTCATGATTGTCACCTGAAGTTTGGCCGCAACGTCGTGATTGGGGCGCTTACGTTTATATCCGTGGAACCGGATCTTCACGCTGCACCGGGTGATGTCGCGAATCTCGATGTGGGGGATTTCACCTATATTGGCGAAGGGAATAATCTGCGGGCCGCTGGCGGAATTCGTATCGGTTCCAATTGCCTTATCTCACAAGGAGTTTCTATCATCAGTTCCAACCATTCTTCCGAATTGGGACGGCCGATCACGGAACAGCCATCCAGGACAGATAAAAAGGGTGTCACGATTCAAGATGATGTATGGATCGGAACGAACGCGACGATCCTTCCCGGGGTCACTATCGGGAAGGGGGCCATCGTTGCTGCAGGGAGCGTTGTGACGACGTCGGTCGCTGATTATACGATTGTGGCGGGTGTTCCCGCGCGTTTTTTGAAGGCTCGCCAATGATGTCCGTGAATACTTCACCGCCAATCGTTTTCATTGATGATGCGCATACTTTCGGTGGAGCACAGATTGCCATGGGGTGGGGAATCCGCTCGATCATATGCAACACCAGTGAACGTGTTGTGTGTGTATGCACAGAGAAGACCAGACGAGCGGTTGAGGAGATTGTTGGTCTGACACCGCGGTTGGAGTTTATTGAGTGTCCGCCCGCTCTTCCTCTGAATATTTTCAGTTTTCCTCTTAGAATACCCGCATTTTTTCGTATTCTCCGTCCGCTGCTGCGTCTCGGAGTCAGGGGCTGGTGGCTGAATCTCTCAGGAATCGAATTCTGCCTTGCCCCTCTCACGACTCTTTTATGGTTTGGTGAGAAGCCACATGGATGGCTGCACAATACCGAGCGGTTTGCAGTACTGATAAAGAACGCATCATGGAGAAGAGCGCTTCTGAGTCGCTTGAGAGACTGGAGTGCGGACCGGTGGGCTTTCAGCCTTTACCCTTCGATCATTACGCCGAGCCAATCCACCATACCCGATGTCGAGGCGCGTTTAAGGGGAAAAAGAAGGCCTTTCATCGGTCACCTTTACTCCCCACCCATTGGAGAGCAGACACGGGTTGTTCGAGATATCGAGAGAGATGCCAGCATCTCTGGACATAGAGTG
This window harbors:
- a CDS encoding glycosyltransferase, yielding MNTSPPIVFIDDAHTFGGAQIAMGWGIRSIICNTSERVVCVCTEKTRRAVEEIVGLTPRLEFIECPPALPLNIFSFPLRIPAFFRILRPLLRLGVRGWWLNLSGIEFCLAPLTTLLWFGEKPHGWLHNTERFAVLIKNASWRRALLSRLRDWSADRWAFSLYPSIITPSQSTIPDVEARLRGKRRPFIGHLYSPPIGEQTRVVRDIERDASISGHRVIDLWMIGRIDYGHKNNLIALDVLGRLEENSVNATLTIVGDGPDFADMKIKAQALSFGRKVIFLGWSNTPWDTISQSATVLIPSFYESMCIVAREAMVRGIRIVASPIPVFHEWIPDSLIANDFAVDTFVEKIVEVQGLPTRQLLELYDAALLRFSDKTFIESFKKYSSQGGSDGN
- a CDS encoding acyltransferase, whose amino-acid sequence is MIVKLLLQTLKNSARLVRDRMVLESFGAKFENCRIDPRAIIRVGHDCHLKFGRNVVIGALTFISVEPDLHAAPGDVANLDVGDFTYIGEGNNLRAAGGIRIGSNCLISQGVSIISSNHSSELGRPITEQPSRTDKKGVTIQDDVWIGTNATILPGVTIGKGAIVAAGSVVTTSVADYTIVAGVPARFLKARQ
- a CDS encoding flippase, giving the protein MWLYAMMGLNYVIPAAMLPFLVRVLGVEQYGLIAFAQAIGQYFVIATDYGFNYSGTRAVAQSRDDKDEVSRIFWTLTTVKLVLLFFGAFVMGGMIAFIPRMRANMGIYIVTYLGVIGSAVFPTWLFQGVERMRSISIISGLAKLSSAAMILLFVRNHDDSLLAAFLLSCGLLLAGVIGMIVALIQHVNWFTLPTRGDIYGALRDGRHLFLTTAAVSLYSNTNVFLVGVLGGDAQAGYFSLADKLIRAITGLVAPIIQASYPRVIRLVSESKDLALLFIRKLMFWFMAVGLVGGSLLFLLARPIALFSFGHNAIAVVPLLRCLSLFPGLAAMTYMLSTLVLIPFGFEKVQSRLLLSVGVLNVGVGFLLIPHYGALGGVLAMTAVEAVQMVGGTWLLSRGGISIARLLAMSVSRIDLATR